The genomic segment CTTTCATCTTCTTGATAGGTTGCTGATACTGTTTACCATtcgttttatttatttctcaGTCGTATCATATTATTGTCATTTGTCTAATCTTTTTCTTGCTTTGTTTGAGAATGGGAGGGAGGGGGAAGATTTCATTTGGTAGTTCGTCCTCTGGCAGCTAATAATGATCATCTCGTTTTCGGGTTTCATGAATATTCTTATTGAGGTGTATATAACAGTTGTCAACTAAATCATTGTTGTCTCTTCTTTGCAGGCGCTTGAAAAATCAAAATACGAGCAATCACTCGATTCAGTGAGACGCTTCATCGCTATTGCAGAGAAGGAACTGGAGTTGTATTACAGACATGTCGCACTCTATGGTGATCCAAATAACCGTAATCCGATCTCAATCTTGGATAGTCCAACAAGGGAAGACAAGGAAACAGAAACACTTGAAAAAGATAGTCATGATTTGAGTCCGACGCGCTTTTCTTCAGGTATTTCAGCGAAAAAAGTAGATCCCATAGATGAAGAACTATCAGAAACTGAAGATGACTTAAAAGGTGAGGACTTGCCGATGAGAGGATCAGATTCCGAAAAGGAAGTTTCATGTTTTGATGAAGAAAGTGAGGGAATCACATCTGGGTTGCATGAGAGTGACGAGGAGGAGGACTGGTCTTTAAGTGATTCTTGTTGTGATGAAGATGGTGAAGGAAGTTCGTATACAGAATTGGGTTCATTCAATGTTTCCCAAAGATATGATTCTAAACAATTGAATTCTTAACCTGagtaaataactttttttttagtaTAAAGGTGATCTAACCAAGGTCTTTATCCATTCTATTCATGTTATTTTGATGGTTTGAGTTTATGTTTAATTTACAATGTTCGATTTGTAAGAATTAACAATATGTGAGATGTTACATGCTAACAGGAAAGAACAAGAATTTTTTGAACATTAATCTCATTAAAGTTTTTATCTTTGATATAATATCTAAAACTACTTATAGTTTCTTTCCAACTCTTAAATATCAAGCTTACGTTTTCTGCACTTATGAGTTATGTCAATcaagctaaaactcaatcaacgtaaataatttaatttttaaacaaatttacatGAGATAATATTATactttgaaaagtaaaaaatttaattatcacCGGAGTAAAATAATCAATAATGACAAAGAAAACTATTCACAGGAATATATATAACACAAAAAGAGAGAATATGATTAGTTGGACCTCATAAGAGAAAAGTGGATGAATTAAAGTGTATACCTAAAACCAATCTTTCCCTTAAAGGTAGGATAAGGAGTCCCAATCCCCAACTTAAATGAAACTTAACTCACAATTTATACCTTTCATTATCcaaaatccttttatttttttcgacctttctttctaatttcataattaaattaaaatattatcatatgATTTTAggatagatttaaaataaaaacaaattatctTCAATTAGGTAGAACCCTAATTTATATTATCtgtacatattattatatttttgagaaatcttgcataatttaatattataattgatTTGTTTTGAAATATCTTACATATTTTAATGTtgtaattgatttattaaaagtAGAGATTATAATTGATTAATAGTAATTTGGTAACTGTAAAAAAGATATATCTCAACAGAAATGTATGGATTGAATTGAGTTAGGCAtagatttaagaaaaaaatttaaaattttatttttctatgttattttaataaaatatttaatattctaAATCGAATTCAATCTATTTGAActaaaaataattcattttaaactcaatatatttcaaatagaaaaacaaataatcatagaaataatttatattaaccTAAGCAAATGGTTGTTGCTTGCTGGTAGGAGACATTGAAACTTCAACTATTGCAAATGAatgtaacaaaattaaaatttacaaagaaaattagggtttttatcAATCAggttataaaatgaaaaaaattctaccgaaaaaatttataattccataaaaaaataaattttccttttttatctcTTCGGTAATTTTCTAATAAAGTTTTAgtctttttatatatatctatatatgagATGACTTTATGTCTCATTCAAAACTTTACAAAATATCCCCTTGTTATATGGGTACATATCTTGCCTTTTCAATAattatctttttcaattttttccatgtattttagtTGATATCTAAATTAATTTGCATTACAATTTTCATTAAATTCATGATTTTCTTACATCATTTtcactatatatttttatatttcctctatttttttctcatttttcacaataatttaaaaaaaaaggtgagaATGAACAAATATACAAATTCTAATTCAGTACAGTTTAatcaacataaaatatttttatgtactgcttttttattactttggtttgactaaaataaaaatatatgtattattatatatttttatcaaataattgGCTCTACGCATGAGATCTCGCGAAATGGCCCTAAACAAGGCATGAGTTtcaactatgttttatttttaatttttaaaatataaaaaggtagtataacataaaaatctaaataaggaataaaaattttagatattATAAAGTTGTTTTCAAGATTTCATATACTAGTACAGTATTcctataaaataaaaggaaagcatCCCATGTGAATCACATGATgtgattattattaatatttcttCCTTCTCActcaaaattaggaaaaagaaaattatggGCTGGAATTGAGGTTTTTCACGTTTCAATTCAGTGCTTCATGTTACTAAGTAACTTATTTATCACTCTCttaatgttaattgatgaaaagaTCAACATtttagagaagagaaaaaaaacaatgttgctccataaaaataaatatatatttgacatTATTATTAATTCTTTGTAAAAATGGATCAATATTCAAATAAAGTCCGTGAAAAGTTCTAGAGAATTTCGATTCTAGTAAGCATAATGTCTACACAAGTTCAGACTCCTTAAGCCTAAAAAGCTTATGTGGCACGGAAATGATTTGTTTCATTACAAGGAAAATTTCTACATAACTTAACCAGCATGTCGTCCTTCTCCATTATTGAGTAGCCAATAGACATGGACGATAACGAGCATTCCGAATCAACTATGAATACTAAACATTAATTTTATCCCCAAATAGGACCTCTCACTCTTTTATTTTGCCATTACCATCTTCAATCTTTCATCAAATTTCCCTTGCAAATGATGTAATTATATTGTTTAGATCTGTGTATGGATGGAATTACTGCCCATTATAAGCGCAATcagataatttttatataaatgatcactaaaattttgattaagcCTAAATTAAAATGATTCACCTAAACAATTCTAATAATATGTTGAATCTAgcaaaacaaatattatttttgtatacaCAAATTGTATTATGAATTTGAATGTCAAACTCCAATCaccattttataatatttttacctaaatttatatttttaaaaaaattaaaaaggatatggagttttggataaatttgaaaaacagacataaaaaaaacaatttaaatgaTCCCACCTTTCCTATTAGATCGGTCTGAAAAACCGGAATTAAAACATATGCaaacaaaatcttaaatttaattgtaaaattaataaaaaatcaaaattccgGTTTTTTTCTCTATTATTTTCCCTTTATAAGCACCCCTTTCTCGCCTTCTGTTACTCCCTCTCTTATACTATTTTCTCCTTCTTCACTCCTCTGTTTCAGAATCAAAATCTCTCTTTCTCGTCAATATGGCAGCAAATGGCGTTGTTTCTGACAAGAGCTTGATCGTCAGCTTCGGTGAGATGCTGATCGATTTTGTCCCCACTGTCTCCGGTGTTTCTCTAGCCGAAGCTCCCGGCTTCCTCAAAGCCCCTGGCGGTGCTCCGGCTAACGTGGCCATTGCTGTTGCTAGACTCGGAGGCAAAGCGTCATTTGTCGGAAAACTTGGGGACGACGAGTTCGGTCATATGCTGGCCGATATTCTCAAGCAAAACAGTGTCTCCGGTGACGGGATCTTGTTTGACCAAGGCGCTAGAACTGCTCTTGCCTTCGTTACGTTACGCGCCGACGGAGAGCGTGAGTTCATGTTCTATAGGAATCCTAGCGCCGACATGCTGTTGAAGCCGGAGGAGTTGAACGTTGATCTTATCAGATCTGTAAGTGATCTTATTATAGTCTTCCTTCAACTTAACAAATCTGTTAATTGCTTTTCTTTGATctcttttattttgttgtttctgcgttttctcttctttctttaatGTTGACTTGAAAGCAATAGCTTGAATGAAAAGGAGCGGTGGTTCTCACGCGCCAGAGCGTGAGCGTTGCCTTTCAGTATTAAAAGATCCATCTGTTCTTTAGAGGACCCACGCACAGTATCTAAGCTCTGAAATATTTGTCTGTTTTTTTCTCGatcaattttctcaaaattctggCTTTGATATCGTCACCTGCCGTTGATGGAATGGCCGAATGTGggaaataaaaaacaaacaattATTCTAGTTTGACTATCGACTTCGGCGTGTGAAGTGTTGTAATTATAGTGTAGATTTAGTTGTTCCTTAATTTGTaattccaatttttttattttattttgcatatctttctaattatttgtgttgcagattttatttttcatatcttTTTTATTCTCTATGTCAGAGATTTCTGTCTAAGTTTTAAATCTGTCTTATTCTTTTAAGAGTTTAATGTATTTTACTGCTTGGTGGGATATTATTTAgggaaattttaaattaattttaatttttttttgcttgcAGTCCAAGGTATTTCACTATGGATCAATAAGTTTGATCGTGGAGCCATGCAGATCAGCTCATTTAAAGGCAATGGAAGTAGCCAAAGGAGCTGGTGCATTGCTCTCATATGATCCAAACCTTCGCTTGCCACTTTGGCCTTCAGCTGATGAGGCTAGGAAACAGATTTTGTCCATTTGGGATAAGGCAGATATTGTCAAGGTTAGTGATGTCGAGCTCGAGTTCCTCACCGGTAGCAACAAAGTCGACGACGAAACTGCCATGAAACTTTGGCGACCCAACTTTACACTGCTCTTGGTCACCCTTGGTGAAAAGGGTAGCCGATACTACACCAAGGTATGCTTAAATTCAGCCCATCAGTCTCTGGGTATTCTTATTGGACAATCTTTATCTTATCTAACTCAGATAAAAGATTATAtgaaaaaacttataaaaattatcagATACATTTATTAGATGCGTTTTATATCTGAGTATAGTAACTTAAAATTTGACTTTTAGTTGTCAGTGTGGGTGATGCATTTAATTTTTGCTGGTTGATAATTGGCTTTTTGGTTGAGATTTTTTTAGGTTTGAATTGCTTGTGCTGGAATTgctgattatatatatatgcttaaagAGTTCTAATTGGTAAAagttaaaaatactaaattagCACATATTAATTGATAGAATTATGTAATCTTATattgtaaaaactatatatttttgCTCCACTCCATTGGAATTGATGTCCATTGAGTAATGCCAAAGGCTAAAAACAATTCATAAACTAAAGCTTTGGGTCCCTATTCTGCAACTTGGAGGGTTTTTCTTTggttaattattattatacagGGTTGGTGGTAGGTGGTTTCTTCAACCTGAACTAAAATTCTGTGTGCATTTGGGTATATCTAATTCAGAAAAAAATGGGTCCACCAATGTCATATTTCGATATTTTTTAggtatgaaaatataataaacaaaaacaatgttttatattttaaactttgGGCACGATTAAATGACATTTAGTGTATATATCAGATCTTGATAGAATCGATAATGATTAATGCGACATTTCTTGTTTCTTTCAAAATGTCAGAATTTCCGTGGGGCAGTCGATGCTTTCCATGTCAATACCGTGGACACAACTGGCGCCGGTGACTCCTTTGTTGGTGCATTGCTATGCAAGATTGTTGAAAACCCAACCATTCTTGAGGTAAACCACATCTACATCTTCGTCTATATATgcaattttgattaaaatttgtTCTAAAAATGGGTGGTTTTTCCTGAAATACTACAGGATGAAGCAAAATTAAGGGAAGTGTTGAAATTTGCAAATGCATGTGGAGCCATCACGACGACCAAAAAGGGAGCAATCCCTGCACTACCAACCGTGGCCGATGCCCTTGCCTTAATCAATGGAGCTTAGATTTTAAGCAACTTGAATAATTTGCACGTTGTTTTGCCTCCCGTGATTATCCTTTCATTTCAAAGAATTCTCAATTTATTCCCCTTTGATATGCGACCTTTGTTCCCCCCACACCCGATTGCTTGTGTTGTAATGATGGAAAAGGCTTTGTGGTTTTAAGCGTGTAGGAAATTCTTTTCCCTCTTTTATAATTTTGCAATGTGATTATCGAGCTTGTTCTGTCATCATTTAAAGTTTAAACTGAACATCGAAGTAAATTTGAACATTGTGCGTATTTTGATAAacgaattttgattttaaaataggttgatgaaattttattcaaatattacAAAAGCAAATGCAAATATTTGATACATAACGGCTTTACCATCACCACATCTCAAAATCTAAACTCTGATTCTTTTTATGTCATTTCAACCGTTGTTATATTCGCAACATATTTTTTTACACTAAAAcatgtaaaatttgtaaaactaAATTCAACTTctcccttaaaataaatttaattttatgtggGAAACAAAATATTCTCTCCAGTCCCtttcttaattttgaaaataaaaaatcacgatattaatatttttaatttgttgtgcATAATTTTGgttggtataataataattttagcccTCTATATTTacctattttattaatttagttttaattctaaaaaattcaacaaaattaattttaatttgtaaaaatattgtgggttaaatttattaaatcatgatgaagttgataaaatttataaattaaataattaaatttattaatatatcaatcaaatttatgtaaaattgataaaaaaataaaattaaacccctttagttattcaatttcaaaactaaaaggaattaaatggtttaggtttttTTGGAAATGTATTTTTTTCTGAAACAATGCGAGTGCACGTAGGTTTAACCGTCTATATACCATGAGGCATGAAGCACAGACAAACATAATTCTGGCCTGCAAAGTACATTTCTGACATTCTTGGATGATCCTATTATTAATTTCAAGTGATTTTCATGtttatcatttcatttaaaaaaacgAATTTTATTGACTGAAAAAGTTCaacaatagtttttttttctttgaatgaTTGCAGTGTAAACAAATTGTAAGATCTAAAACTATAGAGAAAGAGAAATTAAATTTACGTTCTTTTTGCCCAATTTATTTCAAATCCTTTGGTCACCGTTTTAATCAGTGGTTACCAATCTCACCAATGCAAGCTGAAGCCGGCCTCTGCCCACCGCCGCAAATCGGGATCGTCACCGGGCAACTCAAGCAATTATTCGCAAGGCTACCGCTTATCCTAAGGGCACTACTATTGAACTGCCGTGGAATCCGACCCGACAAGAAGTTATCATCCAAAAACAAGCTtttccacggtctccccaatcgCTGTCCGTACGCCACCGGTACCCGACCCGTCAATCCATTGTATGCTAAATTGATCTCCTGCAAGTTCTCAAAGTTCACCAAACTCACCGGCAAATGACCTTGCAAACGGTTCCTTTGTGCATTCAACACTTGGAGCGGCGAACCGCTCCCGAGATGAGTGTTCACCTCGATGGAAGCGAGTTGATTGAAGGAAACATTGAGTTGATTCAACTCGGGCAATGACAGAATCGATCTAGTAATAGAACCTGTAAACTTGTTATCACTTAAATCAATGTATCTTAACTCTTTAAGTGACCCCAGCGATGTAATATGTCCTGAAAGTTGATTATGCGACAATGTTAATGATCTTAGTTTTGTAGGAAGCTTTGGTAAGTTCCCAACAAACATGTTGGATCCAAGGTCTAATGTCTGCAATTTCCATAATCCATTAATGTCGGGAATTCTCCCTGAGAATTCATTGTTGGAGAAACTTATGTCCGTTAACCTTCTTAACTCGGAAATCCTCGGTGGTATCGGACCAGAAAGGAGGTTTTCCGATAAGTCAATCGATTCAACGTTCCTCAATCCATTGATCCATCCAGCAATGCCACCTGTGAAGAAATTCCCTGAAAGAGAAATCTGGGTTAGTTTCTTGAGATTTTTTAAGGTATCTGGTAATGGCCCTCTAAACTGGTTCCTACTAAGATCAAGCGAGGTTAACTCAGTAAGGTTCCCTATATTGTGTGTCAAAAAACCATCATATCCAGCACTATCGAGCTCAATCGATATGATCCGGTTTGTCGAATTATCCCCAGGGTTTGAACACAAAATCCCCAGAAATTTAGCACCAGTACTATCACATGGATCAGCTGAGAAATCCCATGAACTGATATATGATGATGGTGGAATCATGTTGGGATCAATGGAACGCCTAAGTGCTTGAAGAGCTTCAGTATCTGATCTCAATGTTAGTGAATGAACAAATGTGAGAGTTAAAGCTAAAACCATTGCTAAAACAATGGAGGTTGAAGATGATGGTGAAAACCAGATATGGGAGTCCATGTCTTGTCTTTGGGGGAAAACTGGGTTTGAGGAATTGAATGGTGTATGCGTGGGGATAAGGTATATAAATAGTTAATATTAGAAGAAGATGATAAACAAAGGGACCCTTAACATCAGGTAGAAAGATAGTGAACTGGTTTTTTAAAGTTAGGCAGAGAACTCCATCTTTGTTCCTTTCAATCTACTTTCTATCAgttattacaaaaattttataaacGGGACATGCGAAACTAGTGTGAAAATCGAAAATGGGTTAACGCAATACTTTTTTTTATAGGTTTTTAAGTATTTGAAAAGTATATAAAAGATTATATCAACATATCAATGTTTGAACATATGTCGGATACTTAAAAACAAAGGCAACATAGTAAAGCGTGATAAGATGAGTACGTGCATAAGTGTACTCAACATATGAAACACTATAGTTTGGTCGAACTACTGACACACGAGTCTCGTTATCCAACTCAACCTAGATCAGGGACTGTGAAGAACTCGTCATCTTCATCCGGGGTTTCGATTCTAGGCTTTTTAAGAGCCATGGAATATTTGGTAGGTCGGTATAAGTTTGTACTGCTTGATTGCGATATCGGAAGTTGAGGAACTTCAGCTGCTGCTAAAGCCTCCTGTGGCAATTGATCACCAAAAAGACCGATGTCTGCTAGCCATTCAAGCTCTCCAAGCTCAGAGTGCTCTTTCTGCAACCAGAGAATCGGACATGGTATGATTGTTAGGTACGGATATATATCTAACTTGAGTACATCTTTGAATCACTCATTTATGTTTCTCACCTTGTTTAGAGATTGAATATCTGAAAGTTCTAACAGATCATCAACAGCCCATGGAGATGAAAAGCTCGAGTGTTGTTGATGCGCAGGCATTTTCATTGAAGTCTGAGGTGCACTCTTGTTGGGTGGCTCCAACACATTGTTTTCAGTGTTTTTATTGCAACTCGAACTTAAGGCAACTCGGATTCCGGTGGCGAGGAACCTTTGATGGTTTGCAGCAAGGCTGCCGGCTGGATGGATCGGTTCGTCGCAATCCCGGCAGAAAAGAGCTCTGTCTTCAACACAAAAGATGAAAGCTGCTTTTTCCTGTACATCATATACATGTATAAGAGCATATGTTAAAATCTTAATGAGAAAATGTTTAAGCTTCGGACCAAATTTGGCCAAATGAACTCAAGCAAGACACTTGTTAATTAATTGCCTTACATTCCTATGTTAATTTCACTCAAGTGGTATGAATATGTATTTGATACGAATATATTTAGTTTTTTCTAAGTATTTTTCATATACTTTTAAGGATCATGCCTAACATAGTGTTGAATACAGATATATCTCGTACtaatataatcatttttttttaaaaacttcttCAAAACCAGTGATTATAAGATTACATGATATAAGCCAATTGATGATAAAATATTGTCAATATGTAAACAAAGCAGATCAATTGCAGAACATGTAAATAGACAACTGACTTAGATCAATAAGATTATAGTACACAAACCATGAAAAAACAACATTAAAGAAAAAAGCCAATAAGATCTATACAATTGTAAGGAAACTTAATAAACTAAACCAGAAAAGTGAAGGTTTAAAAGGGGAGGTACCTGACATATATCACAAGGAGGAAGCTTGTTAGAAAGGCATTGAAGGAGAAGCCTTTGGTGTTTGCTAGCAAGCTTGTTAGCTGCATGAACTTCGATATCACATTTAGCACAAAGTGCAGCCTCATCTGCACAACATATCACTGTTGCTGGAGCTCTCTCACAAACATCACACTggattttcatctttctttttaacttctttttttgtAAAACTTGATTCAATACACTGCTACTAGTTTTTAACCAATATTTCTCCCTTTGCTTCACAAATTCAAGAGATACCCATAGTTTAAAACCTCGAGAAAACGATGACAACCTAAAGCTTGGAACTAAACAAGATCTGGGTATACCGGAAAAAAAGTCTTTTTTTCCCGAGAAAAAAAATAGGgaggaaaaaaaggaaagagaaaataaTCTTGGGAAAATATAGAAGAGAGAAACAGTGGAGGGAAATGTAGATGATGTGATGAACAGACACACAAGTAAGCAAACAAAGCTTAGAATCAAAACAAGATACACGAGAGAAGCAAGTGATTGGAGGAGAATCCAGGAAACTGAAGATAAGGTATGGGAGATTTTGTGGATCAAAAAGGAGGAGAATCCAGGAAACTGAAGATAAGGTATGGGAGATTTTGTGgatcaaaaacaagaaatttagTGAATACAACAAGGCAAAGAGTAGGGTCAATGAAACAATAGTAGCATGTGGCTATGGGGAATGTGTGGTGAAGGATAGCGCAATGTGTTCATACGAACAACTAAAAACGCGTTTTGTGGTCACCCATTATTGTTGGATATTTTTAATTGGGGGTATGATTTTgtggtatggttttattttatgtttcaatAAAGGTGTACAAGTTGTTTCACGGACCATGGATTAGGTGGGTTTGAGATCTTAATGATCAT from the Gossypium hirsutum isolate 1008001.06 chromosome D09, Gossypium_hirsutum_v2.1, whole genome shotgun sequence genome contains:
- the LOC107890545 gene encoding B-box zinc finger protein 24 — translated: MKIQCDVCERAPATVICCADEAALCAKCDIEVHAANKLASKHQRLLLQCLSNKLPPCDICQEKAAFIFCVEDRALFCRDCDEPIHPAGSLAANHQRFLATGIRVALSSSCNKNTENNVLEPPNKSAPQTSMKMPAHQQHSSFSSPWAVDDLLELSDIQSLNKKEHSELGELEWLADIGLFGDQLPQEALAAAEVPQLPISQSSSTNLYRPTKYSMALKKPRIETPDEDDEFFTVPDLG
- the LOC107890544 gene encoding receptor-like protein kinase HSL1 — translated: MDSHIWFSPSSSTSIVLAMVLALTLTFVHSLTLRSDTEALQALRRSIDPNMIPPSSYISSWDFSADPCDSTGAKFLGILCSNPGDNSTNRIISIELDSAGYDGFLTHNIGNLTELTSLDLSRNQFRGPLPDTLKNLKKLTQISLSGNFFTGGIAGWINGLRNVESIDLSENLLSGPIPPRISELRRLTDISFSNNEFSGRIPDINGLWKLQTLDLGSNMFVGNLPKLPTKLRSLTLSHNQLSGHITSLGSLKELRYIDLSDNKFTGSITRSILSLPELNQLNVSFNQLASIEVNTHLGSGSPLQVLNAQRNRLQGHLPVSLVNFENLQEINLAYNGLTGRVPVAYGQRLGRPWKSLFLDDNFLSGRIPRQFNSSALRISGSLANNCLSCPVTIPICGGGQRPASACIGEIGNH
- the LOC107890543 gene encoding probable fructokinase-4, giving the protein MAANGVVSDKSLIVSFGEMLIDFVPTVSGVSLAEAPGFLKAPGGAPANVAIAVARLGGKASFVGKLGDDEFGHMLADILKQNSVSGDGILFDQGARTALAFVTLRADGEREFMFYRNPSADMLLKPEELNVDLIRSSKVFHYGSISLIVEPCRSAHLKAMEVAKGAGALLSYDPNLRLPLWPSADEARKQILSIWDKADIVKVSDVELEFLTGSNKVDDETAMKLWRPNFTLLLVTLGEKGSRYYTKNFRGAVDAFHVNTVDTTGAGDSFVGALLCKIVENPTILEDEAKLREVLKFANACGAITTTKKGAIPALPTVADALALINGA